The Juglans regia cultivar Chandler chromosome 6, Walnut 2.0, whole genome shotgun sequence genome contains the following window.
AAGGATTTGCTGTCCTCTGCGCATTTGCAGGGCCATAGGCGAAGACACTTTGTCCCAGATTAACCAGAACCAAGATATCAATGTTTGCAGCTAGAGTTGGATACAATGGTGTCCCAAATTCTTCTGACTTGCAATGGACAACGTGTACCAGCTCTGAATCTACTGTGAAATACACCTTCTTCTGCCGAGGATCAAACCCACAACCAATCACTTGATCTGTTCTTCCCCAATCTGCTTCTTTGGATTCGAACACCAGTTTGATTCCTGAAAGAAGAAACCCAAGATGTCACATTTCAACATTAATATTAGCAACAAAAAAAGTTGGCACGATATATGGCGTCTGAGCTTATTAAAATGAAACATGAATTATTCCAACATTGTAACTTTTTAGTATTCCTTCCAATCGCTATTTAATATGCAgactgttctttttttttaaccgtTTATTATAAGCATCCCAAATTAAGGACCTTGCTTTATCCTTCTGCAATATGGTAACTGTTGAAATCCGACATAAAAGAGAATAGAACTTACCATCAAGATAGAGAGAACCGTCGGAGTTGAATCCGATGCTTCCCGGATAGCTGCCGGGAAGTTTTGAAGGAAGAGAGCCTCCGGCAGATAGCCCCAGTGAAAGCTTTACTGCTTCACCATTCCCACTTTCTTCAAAAATGTCAACCTTGAACTCTTCAATGTTGTTAACTCTTTGACTGCTGGTAACATGGATTAAGGAATCTGAAATGGCTTTTGCATTTGAATTCTCTTGTATTAGTTTAGTCTTCTCACCTTCCTCCTTAACCTTGCCAACTGATTCCTTGTAATCACCATGAGTATGCAAAATTGTGATCTCGAAATAGGCTTCTTGAGGAAAAGCAGAAGTGTTTCCCAAGGGCGGGCCTGGCAAAGGCAAAGCTGCCCTAACTACAGACGCAGCAGCCATGGAAGGTTGGCTTATGCTCACTCTTCTCACCCCAGAATTGAACCTTATATTCTGCATGAATTCTACCGATCCCTGACAAACTTCCCACATCATCTCAGCCTCGGTCTCGATTCCCTGATCACCGACAGCGCATAAACCCAACAACGTTGATCTTGTCGTCGAGGATTTGTTGCCGGTGAAAGCAAATTGAGACCATCCATTCTCGACGGCTTCGTTAACCAGCGATGGATGATCAGCCCAACTAAACAGAGGTTTCACCGAAACCCCTCGTGCGAAACCGTATTGACTCCCTCTTCTTCTGACATCTGAGTATATAGGTTGATGATGAACACTCGCCGTTTGTTGAACTCTTGCAGAACTCCCAACTGTTGCTCGAAAGCTCGGAGCTTTTGGTGCGAAATCTTTACGTTCTCTGAAACAAAAACACCGCCAAACCAGAAGAATCAAAAGGATTAACGTAACAACTCCGACGGACGAGGCCACCACTATAATCAGCGTCAATCCAAGcatttcttcctcttccctttAGCCCCTCTAAAATTTTCCCTTAATTCCCTATGCTTTGAATAGTAtaaatgattataaaattaacaaagaatttTCTATCGATAATTTTCGAGGAAGGAGAAGATTATAAGGAAGAAGAATAGACAGGCAGGCGTGGACTAAGACCCGTTCAAGAAAGTCGGGAGCGTGGTGCTGACAATACAGTAGAGGTGGCAAAGATGAAAGCACTTTGTTTGAGAGATGGCATTATCTCTTCCAAAATAGCACACGAGTCCACGactttattttccatttctttagTTTATTGAGCCTAAACCGACGTTCTTTCGTCaataaaatacacattaatttctttgattttcattctttttttctttgatgcCAAACATAAAGCCAAGATGGGGGCATGTGTTCAAAAGC
Protein-coding sequences here:
- the LOC108992255 gene encoding uncharacterized protein LOC108992255, whose product is MLGLTLIIVVASSVGVVTLILLILLVWRCFCFRERKDFAPKAPSFRATVGSSARVQQTASVHHQPIYSDVRRRGSQYGFARGVSVKPLFSWADHPSLVNEAVENGWSQFAFTGNKSSTTRSTLLGLCAVGDQGIETEAEMMWEVCQGSVEFMQNIRFNSGVRRVSISQPSMAAASVVRAALPLPGPPLGNTSAFPQEAYFEITILHTHGDYKESVGKVKEEGEKTKLIQENSNAKAISDSLIHVTSSQRVNNIEEFKVDIFEESGNGEAVKLSLGLSAGGSLPSKLPGSYPGSIGFNSDGSLYLDGIKLVFESKEADWGRTDQVIGCGFDPRQKKVYFTVDSELVHVVHCKSEEFGTPLYPTLAANIDILVLVNLGQSVFAYGPANAQRTANPCFVRPPNDPNSPAVDVGYEDSRDLFSMTFDSQWLNSSTIRGSQNSTAKQAKGSEQETEVELFEIVLEDSGRPSNAML